One Pseudorasbora parva isolate DD20220531a chromosome 4, ASM2467924v1, whole genome shotgun sequence genomic region harbors:
- the LOC137072883 gene encoding uncharacterized protein yields the protein MTVPQKSAPIFTLPTTSSNATALGIIETFTTLTTSTPNSALAGASTTSAGVISTAPQSTAVTGPSIQMITKVPTTNANIVSTNISALSTAVIPSISSPESTAATASTATTSKILEVVTDLEFRSTDTFIDALSNSSTAEFKNRSKLVKDQLEGVYRPKYANFLRANVIRFRPGSIITSTEIVFSLNQTVPSSKDISDTLVTAVANGTLSLLNIIPQSVSVNGSASTTTIAPTATTASSGLKIESSLLQATCLIIMTKILKLFQ from the exons ATGACAGTACCACAAAAGTCAGCTCCTATATTTACTTTGCCAACAACATCTTCAAATGCCACAGCTCTTGGTATAATTGAAACATTCACAACACTTACAACATCAACACCAAATTCAGCTCTTGCTGGAGCATCCACCACTAGTGCTGGAGTTATCTCAACAGCACCACAATCAACAGCTGTAACAGGACCCTCAATTCAGATGATAACTAAGGTTCCTACAACTAATGCAAATATAGTTTCAACAAATATTTCAG CTTTGTCTACAGCAGTAATTCCTTCTATATCATCTCCTGAATCTACAGCTGCTACTGCATCTACAGCTACTACTTCAAAAATACTTGAGGTGGTAACTGATCTGGAGTTTCGCTCTACTGACACATTTATAGATGCACTTAGCAATTCAAGCACTGCAGAGTTCAAGAATAGGTCTAAGCTTGTCAAGGATCAG CTTGAAGGTGTCTATAGACCCAAGTATGCTAACTTCCTCCGAGCGAATGTCATAAGATTCAG ACCTGGGTCAATCATCACATCAACAGAAATTGTCTTCAGCCTCAACCAAACAGTCCCATCCTCTAAAGATATTTCAGACACCCTCGTGACAGCAGTGGCAAACGGAACTCTCAGTCTACTGAACATAATTCCTcaatcagtttcagtcaatggATCAG CTTCAACAACAACTATCGCTCCTACAGCAACTACAGCTTCAAGCGGATTGAAGATTGAATCCAGTCTGCTCCAAGCAACATGCCTCATTATTATGACTAAAATATTAAAGCTTTTCCAATAG